One genomic region from Natronomonas salsuginis encodes:
- a CDS encoding cytochrome c biogenesis CcdA family protein, whose protein sequence is MSDVTLATNLSFALTAGVATFFSPCAYPLLPGYVGFYVNQTEANEASLGGAGVRGIVAGIGVLATFGALTGATLFVGHSTLQNITLFETLVGALLIGFGVLVVIGRAPSLSIPLPKRRASVLGFGVFGAGYALAGAGCVAPIFIAVTARAASLPSDVAALVLATYAGSVAALMVATTVATGMGLVTNASRLTAYSGWLKRLAGVVMIVAGIGQLYLALVVY, encoded by the coding sequence CGCGCTCACCGCGGGCGTGGCGACCTTCTTTTCGCCCTGCGCGTACCCGCTGTTGCCTGGCTACGTCGGCTTCTACGTGAACCAGACGGAGGCGAACGAGGCGTCGCTCGGCGGGGCGGGCGTCCGGGGGATCGTCGCCGGGATCGGCGTCCTCGCCACGTTCGGCGCGCTCACCGGGGCGACGCTGTTCGTCGGGCACTCGACGCTCCAGAACATCACGCTCTTCGAAACGCTCGTCGGGGCGCTGTTGATCGGCTTCGGCGTGCTCGTCGTGATCGGGCGCGCGCCGTCGCTGTCGATCCCGCTGCCGAAGCGCCGCGCGAGCGTGCTCGGCTTCGGCGTGTTCGGCGCGGGCTACGCGCTCGCCGGGGCGGGCTGTGTCGCCCCGATATTCATCGCGGTCACGGCCCGCGCCGCCTCGCTGCCGAGCGACGTGGCCGCGCTCGTCCTCGCGACGTACGCCGGCAGCGTCGCCGCGCTGATGGTCGCCACGACTGTCGCGACCGGGATGGGGCTGGTGACGAACGCGAGCCGGCTGACGGCGTACTCGGGGTGGCTCAAGCGGCTTGCGGGCGTCGTGATGATCGTCGCCGGGATCGGGCAGCTGTACC